A window of the Dioscorea cayenensis subsp. rotundata cultivar TDr96_F1 chromosome 14, TDr96_F1_v2_PseudoChromosome.rev07_lg8_w22 25.fasta, whole genome shotgun sequence genome harbors these coding sequences:
- the LOC120275892 gene encoding trans-resveratrol di-O-methyltransferase-like isoform X1, with protein MAEMEFTTVELVEAQAQVWNLLFGYLKSMCLKCSLELGIADVLKKHGKPMELSELTSALSIPPSKFEPFDRFMTTLVHLELFGKKQDDFGATKYMLTPASHLLVKDEALNITPLIILNLDPFICDSSHVLAPWFKSPKESPFELYFGKRFWDVVGEKPEFNKMFNEGMASDSRFVCNVVMTSCRDVFKGLKSVVDVGGGTGTMARSIDHAFPGIKCTVFDLPHVIDTMEDQQPGVEYVGGDMFASIPHANAVLLKWILNGWNNEECVKILQRCKEAIPPRADGGKIIIIDMVIGAVTNKHVCAVETQLLFDLLVMSLGGGKERNEHEWHNIFVSAGFTDYKITHFLGIRSIIELYP; from the exons ATGGCTGAGATGGAGTTCACCACTGTTGAACTGGTGGAGGCCCAGGCACAAGTTTGGAACCTCTTGTTCGGCTACTTGAAATCCATGTGTCTCAAGTGTTCACTGGAGCTCGGCATCGCTGATGTTCTCAAGAAACATGGCAAGCCAATGGAGCTCTCCGAGCTGACGTCGGCTCTCTCAATCCCGCCATCAAAGTTTGAACCTTTTGATCGATTCATGACTACTCTAGTTCACCTAGAGTTATTCGGCAAAAAACAAGATGATTTCGGTGCCACAAAGTATATGCTTACACCGGCATCCCATCTCTTGGTTAAAGATGAAGCCTTGAACATCACACCTTTAATTATCTTGAACCTAGATCCTTTCATTTGTGACTCTTCACATGTCTTGGCGCCATGGTTCAAGAGCCCTAAGGAGTCtccgtttgagctttattttggaaaaaggttTTGGGATGTAGTTGGTGAGAAGCCGGAGTTTAACAAGATGTTCAATGAAGGGATGGCTAGTGATTCAAGATTTGTTTGTAATGTTGTTATGACGAGCTGCAGAGATGTGTTTAAGGGGTTGAAGTCAGTGGTCGATGTTGGTGGTGGCACTGGAACTATGGCAAGAAGTATAGATCATGCTTTCCCGGGGATTAAGTGCACTGTGTTTGATCTTCCTCATGTGATTGATACCATGGAAGATCAACAACCTGGTGTGGAGTATGTTGGAGGTGACATGTTTGCATCTATCCCTCATGCAAATGCTGTTTTATTGAAG tggattttaaATGGCTGGAATAATGAAGAGTGTGTCAAAATATTGCAACGTTGCAAGGAAGCCATTCCACCTAGAGCGGATGGAgggaaaattattataattgataTGGTGATCGGAGCTGTAACAAACAAACATGTTTGTGCAGTAGAAACTCAACTACTTTTTGATTTATTAGTGATGAGTCTCGGCggtggaaaagaaagaaatgaacaTGAATGGCATAATATATTTGTATCAGCAGGCTTCACAGATTATAAAATTACGCATTTTTTAGGTATCCGATCAATTATTGAGTTGTATCCTTAA
- the LOC120275892 gene encoding trans-resveratrol di-O-methyltransferase-like isoform X2: protein MAEMEFTTVELVEAQAQVWNLLFGYLKSMCLKCSLELGIADVLKKHGKPMELSELTSALSIPPSKFEPFDRFMTTLVHLELFGKKQDDFGATKYMLTPASHLLVKDEALNITPLIILNLDPFICDSSHVLAPWFKSPKESPFELYFGKRFWDVVGEKPEFNKMFNEGMASDSRFVCNVVMTSCRDVFKGLKSVVDVGGGTGTMARSIDHAFPGIKCTVFDLPHVIDTMEDQQPGVEYVGGDMFASIPHANAVLLKEAIPPRADGGKIIIIDMVIGAVTNKHVCAVETQLLFDLLVMSLGGGKERNEHEWHNIFVSAGFTDYKITHFLGIRSIIELYP, encoded by the exons ATGGCTGAGATGGAGTTCACCACTGTTGAACTGGTGGAGGCCCAGGCACAAGTTTGGAACCTCTTGTTCGGCTACTTGAAATCCATGTGTCTCAAGTGTTCACTGGAGCTCGGCATCGCTGATGTTCTCAAGAAACATGGCAAGCCAATGGAGCTCTCCGAGCTGACGTCGGCTCTCTCAATCCCGCCATCAAAGTTTGAACCTTTTGATCGATTCATGACTACTCTAGTTCACCTAGAGTTATTCGGCAAAAAACAAGATGATTTCGGTGCCACAAAGTATATGCTTACACCGGCATCCCATCTCTTGGTTAAAGATGAAGCCTTGAACATCACACCTTTAATTATCTTGAACCTAGATCCTTTCATTTGTGACTCTTCACATGTCTTGGCGCCATGGTTCAAGAGCCCTAAGGAGTCtccgtttgagctttattttggaaaaaggttTTGGGATGTAGTTGGTGAGAAGCCGGAGTTTAACAAGATGTTCAATGAAGGGATGGCTAGTGATTCAAGATTTGTTTGTAATGTTGTTATGACGAGCTGCAGAGATGTGTTTAAGGGGTTGAAGTCAGTGGTCGATGTTGGTGGTGGCACTGGAACTATGGCAAGAAGTATAGATCATGCTTTCCCGGGGATTAAGTGCACTGTGTTTGATCTTCCTCATGTGATTGATACCATGGAAGATCAACAACCTGGTGTGGAGTATGTTGGAGGTGACATGTTTGCATCTATCCCTCATGCAAATGCTGTTTTATTGAAG GAAGCCATTCCACCTAGAGCGGATGGAgggaaaattattataattgataTGGTGATCGGAGCTGTAACAAACAAACATGTTTGTGCAGTAGAAACTCAACTACTTTTTGATTTATTAGTGATGAGTCTCGGCggtggaaaagaaagaaatgaacaTGAATGGCATAATATATTTGTATCAGCAGGCTTCACAGATTATAAAATTACGCATTTTTTAGGTATCCGATCAATTATTGAGTTGTATCCTTAA
- the LOC120275891 gene encoding trans-resveratrol di-O-methyltransferase-like isoform X2, with protein MAEKEFTTAELVEAQAQVWNLMFGYLKSMCLKCSLELGIADVLKKHGKPMELSELTSALSIPPSKFEPFDRFMATLVHLELFGKKQDDLGATKYMLTPASHLLVKDEALNITPLIILNLDPFICDSSHVLAPWFKSPKESPFELYFGKGITDVLGEKPEFNKMLNEGMASDSRFVCNVVMTSCRDVFKGLKSVVDVGGGTGTMARSIAHAFPGIKCTVFDLPHVIDTVEDQQPGVEYVGGDMFASVPHANAVLLKEAIPPRADGGKIIIIDMVIGAVANKHVCAVETQLLHDLLLMSLAGGKERNEREWHTIFVSAGFTDYKITHFLGIRSIIELYP; from the exons ATGGCTGAGAAGGAGTTCACCACTGCTGAACTGGTGGAGGCCCAGGCACAAGTTTGGAACCTCATGTTCGGCTACTTGAAATCCATGTGTCTCAAGTGTTCACTGGAGCTCGGTATCGCTGATGTTCTCAAGAAACATGGCAAGCCAATGGAGCTCTCTGAGTTGACCTCGGCTCTCTCAATCCCGCCATCAAAGTTTGAACCTTTCGATCGCTTCATGGCTACTCTAGTTCACCTAGAGTTATTCGGCAAAAAACAAGATGATTTAGGTGCCACAAAGTATATGCTTACACCGGCATCCCATCTCTTGGTTAAAGATGAAGCCTTGAACATCACACCTTTAATTATCTTGAACCTAGATCCTTTCATTTGTGACTCTTCACATGTCTTGGCGCCATGGTTCAAGAGCCCTAAGGAGTCtccgtttgagctttattttggAAAAGGGATTACGGATGTACTTGGTGAGAAGCCGGAGTTTAACAAGATGTTAAATGAAGGGATGGCTAGTGATTCAAGATTTGTTTGTAATGTTGTTATGACGAGCTGCAGAGATGTGTTTAAGGGGTTGAAGTCAGTGGTCGATGTTGGTGGTGGCACTGGAACTATGGCAAGAAGTATAGCTCATGCTTTCCCGGGGATTAAGTGCACTGTGTTTGATCTCCCTCATGTGATTGATACCGTGGAAGATCAACAACCTGGTGTGGAGTATGTTGGAGGTGACATGTTTGCGTCTGTCCCTCATGCAAATGCTGTGTTATTGAAG GAAGCCATTCCACCTAGAGCGGATGGGgggaaaattattataattgataTGGTGATCGGAGCTGTAGCAAACAAACATGTTTGTGCAGTAGAAACTCAACTacttcatgatttattactgaTGAGTCTCGCCggtggaaaagaaagaaatgaacgTGAATGGCATACTATATTTGTATCTGCAGGTTTCACAGATTATAAAATTACGCATTTTTTAGGTATCCGATCAATTATTGAGTTATATCCTTAA
- the LOC120275891 gene encoding trans-resveratrol di-O-methyltransferase-like isoform X1, with protein MAEKEFTTAELVEAQAQVWNLMFGYLKSMCLKCSLELGIADVLKKHGKPMELSELTSALSIPPSKFEPFDRFMATLVHLELFGKKQDDLGATKYMLTPASHLLVKDEALNITPLIILNLDPFICDSSHVLAPWFKSPKESPFELYFGKGITDVLGEKPEFNKMLNEGMASDSRFVCNVVMTSCRDVFKGLKSVVDVGGGTGTMARSIAHAFPGIKCTVFDLPHVIDTVEDQQPGVEYVGGDMFASVPHANAVLLKWILNCWNNEECVKILQCCKEAIPPRADGGKIIIIDMVIGAVANKHVCAVETQLLHDLLLMSLAGGKERNEREWHTIFVSAGFTDYKITHFLGIRSIIELYP; from the exons ATGGCTGAGAAGGAGTTCACCACTGCTGAACTGGTGGAGGCCCAGGCACAAGTTTGGAACCTCATGTTCGGCTACTTGAAATCCATGTGTCTCAAGTGTTCACTGGAGCTCGGTATCGCTGATGTTCTCAAGAAACATGGCAAGCCAATGGAGCTCTCTGAGTTGACCTCGGCTCTCTCAATCCCGCCATCAAAGTTTGAACCTTTCGATCGCTTCATGGCTACTCTAGTTCACCTAGAGTTATTCGGCAAAAAACAAGATGATTTAGGTGCCACAAAGTATATGCTTACACCGGCATCCCATCTCTTGGTTAAAGATGAAGCCTTGAACATCACACCTTTAATTATCTTGAACCTAGATCCTTTCATTTGTGACTCTTCACATGTCTTGGCGCCATGGTTCAAGAGCCCTAAGGAGTCtccgtttgagctttattttggAAAAGGGATTACGGATGTACTTGGTGAGAAGCCGGAGTTTAACAAGATGTTAAATGAAGGGATGGCTAGTGATTCAAGATTTGTTTGTAATGTTGTTATGACGAGCTGCAGAGATGTGTTTAAGGGGTTGAAGTCAGTGGTCGATGTTGGTGGTGGCACTGGAACTATGGCAAGAAGTATAGCTCATGCTTTCCCGGGGATTAAGTGCACTGTGTTTGATCTCCCTCATGTGATTGATACCGTGGAAGATCAACAACCTGGTGTGGAGTATGTTGGAGGTGACATGTTTGCGTCTGTCCCTCATGCAAATGCTGTGTTATTGAAG tgGATTTTAAATTGCTGGAATAATGAAGAGTGTGTCAAAATATTGCAATGTTGCAAGGAAGCCATTCCACCTAGAGCGGATGGGgggaaaattattataattgataTGGTGATCGGAGCTGTAGCAAACAAACATGTTTGTGCAGTAGAAACTCAACTacttcatgatttattactgaTGAGTCTCGCCggtggaaaagaaagaaatgaacgTGAATGGCATACTATATTTGTATCTGCAGGTTTCACAGATTATAAAATTACGCATTTTTTAGGTATCCGATCAATTATTGAGTTATATCCTTAA
- the LOC120275891 gene encoding trans-resveratrol di-O-methyltransferase-like isoform X3: MAEKEFTTAELVEAQAQVWNLMFGYLKSMCLKCSLELGIADVLKKHGKPMELSELTSALSIPPSKFEPFDRFMATLVHLELFGKKQDDLGATKYMLTPASHLLVKDEALNITPLIILNLDPFICDSSHVLAPWFKSPKESPFELYFGKGITDVLGEKPEFNKMLNEGMASDSRFVCNVVMTSCRDVFKGLKSVVDVGGGTGTMARSIAHAFPGIKCTVFDLPHVIDTVEDQQPGVEYVGGDMFASVPHANAVLLKPFHLERMGGKLL; the protein is encoded by the exons ATGGCTGAGAAGGAGTTCACCACTGCTGAACTGGTGGAGGCCCAGGCACAAGTTTGGAACCTCATGTTCGGCTACTTGAAATCCATGTGTCTCAAGTGTTCACTGGAGCTCGGTATCGCTGATGTTCTCAAGAAACATGGCAAGCCAATGGAGCTCTCTGAGTTGACCTCGGCTCTCTCAATCCCGCCATCAAAGTTTGAACCTTTCGATCGCTTCATGGCTACTCTAGTTCACCTAGAGTTATTCGGCAAAAAACAAGATGATTTAGGTGCCACAAAGTATATGCTTACACCGGCATCCCATCTCTTGGTTAAAGATGAAGCCTTGAACATCACACCTTTAATTATCTTGAACCTAGATCCTTTCATTTGTGACTCTTCACATGTCTTGGCGCCATGGTTCAAGAGCCCTAAGGAGTCtccgtttgagctttattttggAAAAGGGATTACGGATGTACTTGGTGAGAAGCCGGAGTTTAACAAGATGTTAAATGAAGGGATGGCTAGTGATTCAAGATTTGTTTGTAATGTTGTTATGACGAGCTGCAGAGATGTGTTTAAGGGGTTGAAGTCAGTGGTCGATGTTGGTGGTGGCACTGGAACTATGGCAAGAAGTATAGCTCATGCTTTCCCGGGGATTAAGTGCACTGTGTTTGATCTCCCTCATGTGATTGATACCGTGGAAGATCAACAACCTGGTGTGGAGTATGTTGGAGGTGACATGTTTGCGTCTGTCCCTCATGCAAATGCTGTGTTATTGAAG CCATTCCACCTAGAGCGGATGGGgggaaaattattataa